Below is a window of Candidatus Terasakiella magnetica DNA.
AATGCTCAATCTCTTTGCGAGCTAGGCCGTCCGCGAGCAACCAGAGGATTTCAATATGCTCATCTGTTAAACCTGCAAACTCTGCAATCAGGCCTTTCATTATTTGGCGATGAAGGTGGTTTACGATTTTCATTATACGTTTTTCGTGAAGTAAAAGAGTGTTTGACCAATCTTCATCATTCATAAATGTGGCTGAGAGACCTATCGCGGCAAGGCCTGTTGGATTTCCAGGGGGTAAATAATATGTTATGCCGTTGAAAATACCAAAATCTTGGTGGCATTTTTTTTCATATTCTTTTTGCTTTGGGGTAAGGGCCTCTAGTCGGTCTTCGTTCCCCCAACGTATTGAGCCTGTCTTTCCTCTAAATAGTTTGAAACCGTCTTTCAATAGGTAGTCATCTTCGAATGGCTCGTCTTCGATATACCATGCATTAAATTTATTTGTGTGACTGTTTCTCTGGAAAACGTGCTCTCGAAAATTCCCTTTCACGTCAGTAGCAGCCGCTCCATACAGAAAATTTTCAATGCCGAAAATTTTTAGGGCTTCTTTCGATAAGTCCCATTTTTCAGCTGCATTTTTTTGTTTTTTGGCCAAATAAAAGTAATCATTTACGATTTCTTCCGCTCTATCAATTGACAAAATACGTACCATGCTTGCCTCATCGTCGTTTACTTCCGAGAGGTTAAATATATCATGATTTTATAATTTTTTTTGGAATTATGTTTTTGGGTTTATTTTCAAAGAAAAGGGATGATCAAGTGTGCACCTTGATCATCCCATGACCTCCTTCAAGAGGAGGCACTGTTGTCATCCGCTGTATCGCGTGAATTGAGCCGCTGTTGGATCCACTCATTCACCTCTGACAGAACCCACGCCACTCGATTTGGGCCTAAATTTACCCTCCGAGGGAAATTACCAGCCGCTTCGAGCCGTGCGATATGCTGAGGCGTATAAGGAATGCCGCAAAGGCTCCTCAATTCTTTCTTAGATACAAGCCTGTTTTCAAACTGTGACATCGGATTTCTCCCAATAG
It encodes the following:
- a CDS encoding helix-turn-helix transcriptional regulator, coding for MVRILSIDRAEEIVNDYFYLAKKQKNAAEKWDLSKEALKIFGIENFLYGAAATDVKGNFREHVFQRNSHTNKFNAWYIEDEPFEDDYLLKDGFKLFRGKTGSIRWGNEDRLEALTPKQKEYEKKCHQDFGIFNGITYYLPPGNPTGLAAIGLSATFMNDEDWSNTLLLHEKRIMKIVNHLHRQIMKGLIAEFAGLTDEHIEILWLLADGLARKEIEHLLEMSNSTLTNRLNLIASRLKCQPKESYIRTTSNRFGVVN
- a CDS encoding helix-turn-helix transcriptional regulator, which translates into the protein MSQFENRLVSKKELRSLCGIPYTPQHIARLEAAGNFPRRVNLGPNRVAWVLSEVNEWIQQRLNSRDTADDNSASS